The following is a genomic window from Aphis gossypii isolate Hap1 chromosome X, ASM2018417v2, whole genome shotgun sequence.
AATCGATGGAACTTTTGTTAAAATCGAACGAGTAGTTTCTGAGTCTATAAGCTACAGGTGAGGTATGAGGTGTCcctcatttattaaatagtttataatagaaaagtatccttttgattttgtttgtgtattaatatgaaataataataattgtattttctatATCAAATGGCAACTTTAGATAACAAATATTCGATACTCGTGAGccaataaaattcaatcaagatttaaaactaattataatatgagacGTAAATCCTAGcccttatattaattattataataatatagccgtATTTAAGGCGTTATATTGTTGGTTGTTAGAGATGGAGCGAGGGGACACTAGTATTTCAAAAAAGAAtaactatagatacttgaaactttcatattaaactatttatattaaaaaggtTCTACacgtaaatttcaaaaattcacaaactattgtcataaaaaatttataaaatctttaatttttatagcttatgtttaaaaatataataacatttttttataaatagttcatactgaggttaaaaaatctaagaaaaatattaaaactactaatttttatagacattattgaagttaaaatttaaacgaaattatatattttaaaggtgtataatgtacattaattagacccattttttttaaattcaaaaatattatatagtatcctAATAAGGATTCAAgcgtatattttgaattttactttACAGCAGAGGTTcccaactatttttaataccagTAATTAGTATATCATTTACTTAGTTAGGTATagccaattatattatacacacatataataattatattttataaaagattaaatgcatttaatattaataaaaaattatacattactaaataggtaaatcatgatacttattattaataataatgagacaCTTGAgcacttaattttttacacaaatttgtttagttgaatttttcaaaaaaacattctTTCATTCttcttcaataaatttaagttttattcattaattggtttttatatttaaaaccgtAAAAATCCAGtggttttgtaataattttataatagttggaGTTGATGGGATAGCGAACACACCAATATTAAAACTGATAGAACATCACCACGTGACCACagattattctataaaacacaatacttATAGGCTTTATATAATCCGGGTTGTTACCCAAAGCACGTACAttctaaaatcataaaaatatgtatgatttatatcattaatttcacGGCACCCTGATGGGGAACCTCTGCTGTACGCGATGGCATTTTCATAACGCCTGAGAGATTGATTTTGAGATATTGCCCGTTTATAATCCGGACCTTGTTCACACTGTTATACGGTAAGGAGAGATATCGACTCAAAAACCAAtggcaataatatataaaaataacgctgttttcgacaaaaattaaatcgatCGATCTCAGTTAATGCACTACAATATAGTGAAATAGATCGGCGATAACGATTCCGTTCGATGTAcgaaacattttcattaacgCGGTtacgtacaaaataaatttgacattaccgattgtactttaaaaaataattttaaacatcgaAATGTTTGAGATCTAGTTTAAGAGAAGCATACATGAATTCAAATGGTGAACTtggaaatttaattgaaacaatTATTCGCTTTACCTTTCCTTAAATTGTACTAAGTAAATGAGGCATTATCCACTGAACTTATAAGTGTTTTctctaatttctaatattgtttgttgtaTCAGGCGTGTGTCGATTGATTTTTACTGACTTCttatgtttcaataaaattaagataaaaattaatacctatcgGCATAATCGTTACATTCTGgtcggataaaaaaaaaaaaaaaaatcttttcttTTACGAAAACGTCCGGAACCGCGTGTCGTTCGAATAAGACCTGCGCATTACGTCTAAGTTTAAGTCagccaaattaaaatttaaaatataatataatattatgacgaaaACGATATATAGAAGACTACAACACCGATCGCTTGACTCCGCAGGGTCGGGATCGTGCGTGTACTTGTACGTGGGCGAAGTGGCGCCCACCAAGTACCGGCCGCTGTACCTGTCGTTGGTGACCATATTCGTGGGCCTGGGCATGACGTCCGTGTGCGTGATATCCATGTTCTTCGAATGGCGCACGGTGTCGCTGATACTGTTCGTGTTCAGCACCGTCAACTGTTCGGCCATGTTCCTGGTGCCGGAGTCGTACGTGTGGCTCCGGGCCAACGGGCGCACTCGCGAGGCGGCCGCGGCCGAGGCGTGGCTGGGCATCGAACCGGCGGCCGCGATCGCCGTCCCGGTGCCGGCGCCGGTCACCGCGCTGGCCGTCAACGGCGACGAACACATGGGCGCGGCCGCGGACGGCGCCGGCGGACCCGAGTCAGTGGCGTACTGGAGAAGGTTCACCGGGCCGACCGTCTGGAAGCCGACCGCGGTCACCACGCTGTTCTTCATCTGCCAGCAGGGCAGCGGGTTCTACTTGCTGCTGTTCTACTCGGTGGACGTGCTGAACAGCTTCCGCGTCCAGTGGGACGGCATCACCGTCACCGCGTTCCTGTCCCTGGCCCGGTTGCTGGGCAGCGTGGTCTACTCGTTGCTGCACCACGTCCACCGCAAGACACTGGTCATGGTGTCCGGCGGCGGCATGGGCCTGGCGCTGGCCACCATCATCGTCTACATGCACCTGTACGACGACATGGTCGACCCTCCCTACGGCGAAGTGCTCATCGTCGCGTTCGTCGTTTACGTGTTCTTCGCCCTGTTGGCCATGTTACCGATGCCCTGGACCATTTGCGGAGAGGTGTTCCCGATGTCCGTCAAAGGTTTTGTATAATCCGTCTGTTGTTCGTctagaattaatattaacattacaaTGATAATCGTCATCGATGAAAACGGTTCGCGAGTTTATCTCACACTGGTGGTTCCTCGTGACATTCTCTCGACGATCGAATTTTTAAGGAAGGGCTCAAACGGAGATTTGTCGGTTCACGAATAacgagtacataatatagtatatgtatcATACACATACGGTCACAATTgatcacataaaataaaatagttattacatattgttGTACACGCGTTCAGCTctgtattttatgtgtttgGTCGAAAAAGCCCaaataattgatgaaatgAAAATCTGTACAGTTTACATTTAATGGACTTAAAAAATGGATAAATTCACAGGGGTTTAGCTAATTTAATTCAACGCCGTGCAGGATCagctagtaatataatataccgtacTTGTCGTAAGAACAAGCTGTAGCgtgttgaaattatttttttctcgatcTCTTTATAGTCTAATTACCCATTTATCTAGAACTGTTTTCGAATATTACCAACATTTGTACattaaatctaattaataaattaattttaatttcaagcgaaaaatattataatatttattactaacgtaatacagtttaaaatacaaaagaactattattatttataa
Proteins encoded in this region:
- the LOC114129755 gene encoding facilitated trehalose transporter Tret1-like, whose product is MLTPSLNRHLKLLICICLMSAHQFVIGCSFLFSSILLAKLKEPTSTIKITPEDGSWIASLPVLICPIGLLILGILADKIGRRRALQIGYIPIAISWLVFAYSESLKSIIMARFILGTAFGSGSCVYLYVGEVAPTKYRPLYLSLVTIFVGLGMTSVCVISMFFEWRTVSLILFVFSTVNCSAMFLVPESYVWLRANGRTREAAAAEAWLGIEPAAAIAVPVPAPVTALAVNGDEHMGAAADGAGGPESVAYWRRFTGPTVWKPTAVTTLFFICQQGSGFYLLLFYSVDVLNSFRVQWDGITVTAFLSLARLLGSVVYSLLHHVHRKTLVMVSGGGMGLALATIIVYMHLYDDMVDPPYGEVLIVAFVVYVFFALLAMLPMPWTICGEVFPMSVKGVMGGIVQAFGYELMFLIIKVYPSLVMTFGVKCIWSVFTIFCFLSALFGAFILPETKGKSLNDILVSFESRKKSMKNNLP